In Chroicocephalus ridibundus chromosome 2, bChrRid1.1, whole genome shotgun sequence, the DNA window cagggagccggggggggggtgtcatacGCCCAAttcggagccccccagccccagcagggagccggggggggggtcataCACCCAATttggagcccccagccccagcagggagccggggggggggtgtcatacGCCCAAttcggagccccccagccccagcagggagccgggggggggtcatACGCCCAAttcggagccccccagccccagcagggagccggggggggggtcataCGCCCAATtcggagcccccagccccagcagggagccgggggggggtcgtACACCTAAttcggagccccccagccctggcagggagccggggggggggtgtcatacGCCCAAttcggagccccccagccccagcagggagccgggggggggtcatACGCCCAATtcggagcccccagccccagcagggagccgggggggggtcgtACACCTAATtcggagcccccagccccagcagggagccggggggggggtgtcatacGCCCAAttcggagccccccagccccagcagggagccgggggggggtcatACGCCCAAttcggagccccccagccccagcagggagccggggggggggtcataCGCCCAATtcggagcccccagccccagcagggagccgggggggggtcgtACACCTAAttcggagccccccagccctggcagggagctggggggggtgtcccggccgctctgccccccctgcccggcgCTGACCTGGAGGGAGAAGATGACGACGGTGAAGCAGACGAGGACGGTGATGCCCACGGCCATGATGACGGCGTCGGTGTTGTAGAAGCTGGCGATCATCCCCACCATGTAGGACAGGCTGAGCGTCAGGAtggactgggggggggacacacaaacacacgcgCGCGGACACCGCGTCACCACCGCTCTGTCACCCCAACCGGGCCGCGAaaccccccctccgcccccccgccgcctccggcgGTGCCGCCGCGGTGCCCAACGCCCTCCGCGCCGGGGCCGAATCCACAGCGGGCCCCGCTCtcacccccccccagcgcccccaaacccaccccgaGGGGGGTCCCCCAGCTGAAaccgacccccccctccccgtccctcacCAGGGCCACCAGGTTCCAGGGGTGCTTGCGTCGGAAGTCGCCGCAGCAGCTGAGGACGATGAGGGAGATGAAGAAGACGGCGTAGGAGACGTAGTAGGTCCAGACGTTGCGCTGCACGAAGCCCTTGACGCCTTTGAGGAAGGTGAAGACGGCGACGAAGGCGAAGGTGACGCTCAGCTGCAGGCTCAGCACCAGGaacacctgggggggggggacgacacaacacacacacacacacacacacacacgacacgcAGAGGGGGTGTcgcggcgtgggggggggggtcccaagccccttcccaggggtgtccccccccctcggCGTCCCACCTTGCGGATGAAGGCCTGCCGCACGCTCTTGTCGTCCCAGTGGGCGGGGGGGAAGTCCTGGTTGTCATAGTAGGAGGGGGGCCCGTCCTCGTGGTAGGTGCTGTGCAGGGGGGCtgcggcgaggcggggggggggacacgcacacacagaggcatgaaggggggccgggggggggacacgacactgCCAGCACCCCCACACCGAGCCCCCGGGACCACCGGGGTGGCCGCTTGCCCGTGGCCACGGTctccggggttggggggggggccaTGGAagtggggagcggggggctctgtgccccccccaagcCGAGCCGACAGCTCCAGGCGGTGCCCCCCCCCACTTCtctgggtgacacccccccccccccccgccaaggctTGGCTGGGCTGAGGGGGGGGCTCACGGGGCAGGACCCCTTCCCTTGGGAGGGTCCCGCCGGCGCTCCCTGAGCCGCGCTACCCCCAGGATGgggcccccccatgtcccccccccggggatgaagacccgcccccccccccccccccccccatgtctcCCCCCCCGGGATGGagccccctctttcccccccccgggATGGAGCCCCCCCATGTCCTCCCCTCGGAATGgagcccccccatgtccccccccccaggacagacccctccatgtcccccccccctgtcccccccccatcaCTTACAGTCCTGGTCGCCGGGGACCATGGGCTGCGATGGAGCCCCCCCATGTTCCCCCTCGGGACAGACaccccccaccatgtccccccctcAGGATGGAGCCCCCGCCATGTCCCACCCAGGACAGCCCCCCCCCACATCACCCCCCCCCCAGAGAGCCCCCCCCCATCACTTACAGTCCTGGTCGCCGGGGACCATGGGCTGCGGCTGGGCGTAGGGGGGCTGGGCGTAGGGGCCCTGGGGGTacggccccgggggggggtaCGGCCCGGGGGGGTAGGGCCCGGCGGGGGGGTACGGCCCCGGGGGCGGGTACGGCCCTGGCCCCTGCGGGAAGCCCCCCGGCTGGCTGTAGGGCGCGGGGGCGAAGTGGGGCTGGGgatagggggctgggggggggtaggggggctGGGCGTAGGCCGGGGGGGCCGTGGGCTGCGGCCCCCCGAAGCCCTCGCCCCCCGTCACCAGGAAACTCTTCTCGTGGGACATGtcggccccccccccgggctggcgGCCGCGCTCtgctgtggggagagaaagggggggg includes these proteins:
- the GRINA gene encoding protein lifeguard 1 isoform X2 — encoded protein: MVPGDQDSPLHSTYHEDGPPSYYDNQDFPPAHWDDKSVRQAFIRKVFLVLSLQLSVTFAFVAVFTFLKGVKGFVQRNVWTYYVSYAVFFISLIVLSCCGDFRRKHPWNLVALSILTLSLSYMVGMIASFYNTDAVIMAVGITVLVCFTVVIFSLQTKYDFTSCRGVLIICLVVLIVFSILCIFIRNRIMDIIYASLGALLFTCFLAVDTQMILGNKQLALSPEEYVFAALNLYTDIINIFLYILAIIGRAKE
- the GRINA gene encoding protein lifeguard 1 isoform X1 yields the protein MSHEKSFLVTGGEGFGGPQPTAPPAYAQPPYPPPAPYPQPHFAPAPYSQPGGFPQGPGPYPPPGPYPPAGPYPPGPYPPPGPYPQGPYAQPPYAQPQPMVPGDQDSPLHSTYHEDGPPSYYDNQDFPPAHWDDKSVRQAFIRKVFLVLSLQLSVTFAFVAVFTFLKGVKGFVQRNVWTYYVSYAVFFISLIVLSCCGDFRRKHPWNLVALSILTLSLSYMVGMIASFYNTDAVIMAVGITVLVCFTVVIFSLQTKYDFTSCRGVLIICLVVLIVFSILCIFIRNRIMDIIYASLGALLFTCFLAVDTQMILGNKQLALSPEEYVFAALNLYTDIINIFLYILAIIGRAKE